The following proteins come from a genomic window of Melospiza georgiana isolate bMelGeo1 chromosome 3, bMelGeo1.pri, whole genome shotgun sequence:
- the LOC131081047 gene encoding proline-rich proteoglycan 2 — protein sequence MARRAGPGRRSPPRQPWRGLPRPRSAPCAALTGAPRSGPLRGGGGGRRGRSPSCRCVSRALPRAPPAPRSARRPHHPRYFLFCYRVNVRPGGGVARADGRPRRPIEARGPARRRGDNVIGSQWGAPEQPPLPADGRGRPVCAAPRQRPPQDGACPGAPRARPWPQPAGTGARRASAPLPECGDSGECCPSAPAPPQEARQ from the coding sequence ATGGcgcggcgggccgggccgggccggcgctCCCCGCCCCGGCAGCCCTGGCGCGGGCTcccgcggccccgctccgcgccgTGCGCCGCACTCACCGGCGCGCCGCGCTCCGGCCCGCTGCGCGGAGGTGGCGGCGGCCGCCGCGGGAGGAGCCCCTCGTGCCGGTGCGTGTCGCGCGCACTGCCCcgcgcgccgcccgccccgcgctccGCGCGCCGCCCGCACCATCCTCGTTACTTTCTCTTTTGCTACCGCGTAAATGTACGGCCCGGCGGGGGCGTGGCCCGCGCCGACGGGCGGCCGCGCCGACCAATCGAAGCGCGGGGGCCGGCCCGGAGGCGGGGCGATAACGTCATCGGTAGCCAATGGGGAGCCCCGGAGCAGCCGCCCCTCCCCGCGGACGGTCGGGGGCGGCCCGTGTGCGCGGCCCCGCGGCAGCGCCCCCCGCAGGACGGGGCGTGCCCGGGAGCGCCCCGCGCTCGGCCGTGGCCGCAGCCCGCGGGAACGGGGGCCAGGAGAGCATCAGCCCCGCTCCCGGAGTGCGGAGACAGCGGGGAGTGCTGCCCGTccgccccagccccgccgcAAGAGGCTCGCCAGTGA